In Dehalogenimonas etheniformans, one genomic interval encodes:
- a CDS encoding DnaD domain-containing protein — MKFSGFPEKFEFSAVPKPYLAYVLPAIDDLDELKATLVFFKLLYQKKGFPVWVTAAELADSGSGFDEASAERSLNKAVVRSVLMRLAVTLEGRATGLYLLNDEKNREAARKIIGGDIKIKDLAPSIASELPPLPELPDIFSLYEQNVGLLTPMIADELKEALKLYPEAWIKDAIREAVSLNKRSWRYISKILDNWNAGGRDDATYQRHPEEDRDKYIKGKYGKYVQR, encoded by the coding sequence ATGAAATTCAGCGGCTTCCCTGAAAAATTTGAATTCTCCGCGGTGCCCAAGCCGTACCTAGCTTACGTGCTGCCGGCGATCGATGACCTTGATGAACTCAAGGCGACCCTGGTGTTTTTCAAGCTGCTTTACCAGAAGAAGGGCTTCCCTGTCTGGGTAACCGCGGCGGAGTTAGCTGATTCCGGTAGCGGTTTCGACGAGGCTTCAGCCGAGCGCTCGCTCAACAAAGCCGTCGTCAGAAGCGTCTTGATGCGCCTGGCAGTGACTCTCGAAGGACGAGCCACCGGGCTATACCTGTTGAACGATGAAAAGAACCGGGAAGCTGCTCGCAAGATCATCGGCGGGGACATCAAAATTAAAGACCTGGCTCCATCAATTGCCTCGGAGTTACCTCCGTTGCCTGAATTGCCCGACATTTTCTCTCTTTACGAGCAAAACGTCGGCCTGCTGACACCGATGATCGCCGATGAACTTAAGGAAGCTCTGAAACTATACCCTGAAGCCTGGATAAAAGACGCCATCAGGGAAGCAGTCAGCCTAAACAAGCGGAGTTGGCGATATATAAGTAAAATATTGGATAATTGGAACGCTGGCGGCAGAGACGATGCAACATATCAAAGACATCCTGAAGAAGACCGCGACAAATACATCAAAGGCAAATACGGCAAGTACGTCCAGCGATAA
- a CDS encoding HNH endonuclease codes for MLNHPVLVLNQNYEPIHVCQIRRAILLCYQGKAEMLEDGLGMLHTVQLSVPMPSVIRLQHQVKRPRPRHKLTRWEIFHRDDFTCQYCGKKVQPLTIDHVVPRFQNGRHSWENLVTACVPCNRHKAGRTPEQANMKLLKKLGPPDGRPMVVFSHRYQERMPVWRKYLPEKS; via the coding sequence ATGCTCAATCACCCGGTGCTGGTGTTGAACCAGAATTACGAGCCCATCCACGTCTGCCAGATCAGGCGCGCCATCCTCCTCTGCTACCAGGGCAAAGCTGAAATGCTGGAAGACGGCCTCGGTATGCTCCACACCGTGCAACTCTCCGTTCCCATGCCCTCAGTCATCCGGCTGCAGCACCAGGTTAAACGTCCCCGCCCCAGGCATAAATTAACGCGGTGGGAGATTTTCCACCGCGACGATTTTACCTGCCAGTACTGCGGCAAAAAGGTCCAGCCCCTCACCATCGATCACGTCGTCCCCCGTTTTCAGAACGGCCGGCACTCCTGGGAAAACCTGGTCACAGCCTGTGTCCCCTGCAACCGCCACAAAGCCGGCCGCACCCCGGAGCAGGCCAACATGAAACTGCTTAAAAAGCTCGGACCTCCGGACGGTCGCCCGATGGTTGTCTTCTCGCACCGTTACCAGGAGCGGATGCCTGTCTGGCGGAAATACCTGCCGGAAAAATCCTGA
- the rplI gene encoding 50S ribosomal protein L9, which translates to MKVVLLKDVPNIGKTGQIKEVPDGYARNFLLKSGLAAPATKEATTMTKSKLEAESKKQAKIDAELATAAKMLDGLTVAIPGKTGAGSKLYGSVTSVDIAGAVQKVTGYDLDKRKIELAEPIRSLGDYNVTVRLSASLSPVVKVKVVPQGS; encoded by the coding sequence ATGAAAGTAGTCCTTCTTAAAGACGTCCCAAATATTGGTAAAACCGGCCAGATCAAGGAAGTGCCAGACGGATATGCCCGCAATTTCCTGCTGAAATCCGGCTTGGCGGCTCCCGCCACCAAGGAAGCCACCACCATGACCAAATCCAAGCTTGAGGCTGAATCCAAAAAGCAGGCCAAGATCGATGCCGAACTGGCCACCGCCGCCAAAATGCTGGACGGATTGACCGTGGCCATCCCTGGTAAGACCGGCGCCGGGTCCAAACTGTATGGTTCGGTCACCTCCGTAGACATAGCCGGCGCCGTTCAGAAGGTCACCGGTTATGACCTGGACAAGCGAAAGATCGAGCTAGCCGAACCGATCCGGTCGCTGGGCGATTACAACGTCACTGTCCGGTTGTCTGCCTCGCTCTCACCGGTGGTCAAAGTCAAAGTCGTACCTCAGGGGAGCTAA
- the dnaB gene encoding replicative DNA helicase translates to MLETRLPPFDPAAEEAVNGSLLIDGKVIYDLAPFLKSQDFYTEPGRLVFEAALTLFQRGDPIDQITVAQELERQQRLERIGGAAYIAHLLSVVPTSLDAVYYANIVSNLSISRQLIVAGTQIANLGYTADPDPTASIAKAESFLFKVRSERSSQDFIHIKNILDKYLEPVQLKEQLESVPTGFYGLNDYIGGMKRGDLIIVAGRPSMGKTSLGLNIARNSAVDHHACVAMFSLEMSSESLVQRLLSSEAGINTRYFQPGLATPEDENRIMHAIGNLSEAPIYIDDSPQLRVSELRAKAQRLNFEHKLDLLIVDYLQLLQGESASGRDNRVQEISYISRSLKGIARELNVPVVALSQLSRAVEWRSTHVPQLSDLRESGSIEQDADIVIFIYRDEVYYKEEEWAAQFPDKEYPREIADIIIAKHRNGPTGTIKVRFRHALTKFENLESITEIA, encoded by the coding sequence GTGCTGGAAACCAGGCTGCCGCCTTTCGATCCTGCCGCTGAAGAAGCGGTCAATGGATCTCTTTTGATCGACGGCAAGGTCATTTACGACCTGGCTCCGTTCTTGAAATCGCAGGATTTCTATACCGAACCGGGGCGATTGGTTTTCGAAGCCGCCTTGACCCTGTTCCAGCGCGGCGACCCGATAGATCAGATTACCGTAGCCCAGGAGCTGGAACGTCAGCAGCGTCTTGAGCGCATCGGTGGCGCCGCCTATATCGCCCACCTGCTGAGCGTCGTGCCCACCTCGCTGGACGCCGTATACTACGCCAATATCGTCAGCAACCTGTCGATCTCGCGGCAACTCATCGTCGCCGGAACCCAGATTGCCAACCTTGGCTATACCGCCGATCCCGATCCCACCGCTTCCATCGCCAAAGCCGAGAGCTTCCTTTTCAAGGTCAGAAGTGAGCGCTCGTCCCAGGACTTCATCCACATCAAGAACATCCTGGACAAGTACCTTGAGCCGGTTCAGCTCAAGGAGCAGTTGGAGAGCGTTCCCACCGGCTTTTACGGCTTAAATGACTATATCGGCGGCATGAAACGGGGCGACCTTATCATCGTCGCCGGCCGCCCCTCCATGGGCAAGACCTCGCTTGGACTCAACATCGCCCGAAATTCGGCGGTTGACCACCATGCCTGCGTCGCCATGTTCTCCCTGGAAATGTCTTCGGAGTCGCTCGTTCAACGCCTGCTTTCATCTGAAGCCGGCATCAACACCCGCTACTTTCAGCCCGGCCTGGCCACGCCTGAAGATGAAAACCGCATCATGCATGCCATCGGTAATCTTTCGGAAGCTCCGATTTACATCGACGACAGCCCACAGCTCAGGGTCTCGGAACTGAGGGCTAAAGCCCAGCGGCTTAATTTCGAGCATAAACTCGATCTCCTCATAGTTGACTACCTGCAGCTTCTCCAGGGTGAATCAGCCTCAGGGCGTGACAACCGGGTTCAGGAGATTTCATACATCTCCCGTTCGCTCAAGGGCATCGCCCGCGAACTCAACGTTCCCGTAGTCGCTTTGTCCCAGCTTTCCCGCGCAGTGGAGTGGCGCTCTACCCATGTGCCTCAGCTCTCCGACCTTCGTGAAAGCGGTTCTATCGAGCAAGATGCCGACATCGTCATATTCATTTATCGCGACGAGGTTTATTACAAGGAAGAGGAGTGGGCAGCCCAGTTTCCTGACAAGGAATACCCCAGAGAGATCGCCGATATCATCATCGCCAAACACCGCAACGGCCCCACCGGCACTATTAAAGTGCGTTTCCGGCATGCCCTGACCAAGTTCGAGAACCTGGAATCTATCACCGAAATCGCGTAG
- a CDS encoding HAD family hydrolase, which translates to MIKAVFFDLYQTLVGYDPPREEWESQALDSLGIKASAKAFAKGFIIADEYFYTENAKKPMSKRPAEEVKAVYAKHQAIVLNEGGIEPNPDIIRSMLLRFRDAKLKQVLFDDVISTMSELKRREMIMGVVSNVDKDIKPLMDEFGISPFLTTVVTSQETGFTKPNPEIFLEAMRRVELPPQQIMFVGDQYQIDVLGSSAVGMKAVLLDRGGFSEAPAECPRVRTLYQLTNMIDQ; encoded by the coding sequence TTGATCAAAGCAGTATTCTTCGATCTCTACCAAACTCTGGTCGGATATGACCCGCCCCGGGAGGAATGGGAGTCCCAGGCGCTCGATAGCCTGGGCATCAAGGCGTCGGCCAAAGCTTTTGCCAAAGGTTTTATCATCGCTGACGAGTATTTCTATACCGAAAATGCCAAAAAGCCCATGAGCAAGCGACCCGCCGAAGAGGTGAAAGCGGTCTACGCCAAACACCAGGCGATCGTCCTTAATGAAGGCGGCATCGAGCCCAACCCGGATATCATCCGCTCGATGCTCCTCCGTTTCCGCGACGCCAAGCTGAAGCAGGTCCTTTTTGACGACGTCATTTCAACAATGTCCGAGCTAAAACGTCGCGAAATGATAATGGGCGTAGTGTCGAACGTGGACAAGGACATCAAGCCGCTGATGGATGAATTTGGCATCAGTCCGTTTCTCACGACCGTAGTAACCTCGCAGGAGACCGGCTTTACCAAACCCAATCCCGAGATCTTCCTGGAAGCCATGAGGCGGGTCGAACTTCCCCCGCAACAGATTATGTTCGTGGGAGATCAATATCAAATCGATGTGCTGGGGTCTTCCGCAGTGGGCATGAAGGCGGTCCTTCTTGACCGCGGCGGTTTTTCGGAAGCACCGGCGGAATGTCCCAGGGTGAGAACGCTCTATCAGTTGACCAACATGATAGACCAATAA
- a CDS encoding radical SAM protein has translation MDFLTLFLSLRCTHACAHCIFGCSLNHGNHMPWDVFQQSMAISQKSGINKLNFFGGEPLLNPSFFKMTESALENGFSLIVTTNCRPLEDIVTMARFLELTEKYKERLVIITARDKFHLKFYNPLAVVNLLRRQGYSVMVDDYSDRTIALTEFNIRNRGLEGLDPGYSCCKGEWTDFLGILLDGSWTLCPPSIKPFGSVFSEGLDEMVEFKKGLAFNSSGGCTVCLKDFERFKDEFKRLQKPV, from the coding sequence ATGGACTTTCTTACCTTATTCCTGTCCCTCAGGTGCACCCATGCATGCGCCCACTGCATTTTTGGCTGTTCGCTAAACCATGGCAATCACATGCCCTGGGATGTATTTCAACAATCGATGGCGATATCGCAGAAATCCGGCATCAATAAGTTGAACTTTTTCGGGGGCGAACCTTTATTGAACCCAAGCTTTTTCAAAATGACGGAATCAGCTTTAGAAAACGGATTCTCGTTGATTGTTACCACCAATTGCCGGCCTTTAGAGGACATTGTGACGATGGCCAGGTTTTTGGAATTGACTGAAAAATATAAAGAACGCCTCGTCATTATAACCGCCAGGGACAAATTTCATTTGAAGTTCTATAATCCGCTGGCGGTTGTGAACCTGTTGAGAAGGCAAGGCTATAGCGTTATGGTAGATGATTATTCCGACAGGACCATTGCGTTAACTGAATTCAATATCCGAAATCGAGGGTTGGAGGGTCTTGACCCGGGTTACTCCTGTTGCAAGGGAGAGTGGACCGATTTTCTCGGAATCTTGCTGGATGGCAGCTGGACTTTGTGCCCTCCTTCGATCAAACCTTTCGGAAGTGTTTTCAGTGAGGGTTTGGACGAGATGGTCGAATTCAAGAAAGGTTTAGCATTCAATTCTTCCGGAGGATGCACAGTCTGCCTGAAAGACTTTGAAAGATTCAAAGATGAATTCAAACGGCTTCAAAAACCAGTGTGA
- the lysA gene encoding diaminopimelate decarboxylase produces MKNAPPFFPLNSSIDDNGHLRIGGLDAVALTKEFGTPLYVFDEDDIRERCREFKREFTGRYAATHIVFAGKACLTRAIAKIVASEGLGLDVVSGGELEIARSAGFPTDAIYFHGNNKSDAELEMALEYRVGRIVVDNSFELGRLETMAARRGVRADIMFRIKPGIDPHTHAKITTGNIDSKFGFGLDDASAAAAQAMKSKNLRLIGFHYHIGSQIFEIQPFLDAMKTTLEFMARMKRELGFITEELDTGGGYAIQYLSGVVPPTIGEYAEAIVNAFRDECRRLGLAMPKLSVEPGRATVARSAVALYSIGAIKDIPGIRRYACVDGGMADNIRPALYCSQYEPYLANRMSDFAGQTYTIAGRFCESGDILATDIKLPEVKRGDILVMPVCGAYCIPMSSNYNAFYRPAMVMIKDGKARLIRRRETVEDLTRTDLG; encoded by the coding sequence ATGAAAAACGCTCCTCCTTTTTTCCCACTTAACTCCAGCATCGATGATAACGGCCACCTCAGAATAGGCGGTCTGGATGCCGTGGCCCTTACAAAAGAGTTCGGCACTCCGCTATATGTATTTGACGAGGACGACATCCGGGAGCGGTGCCGGGAGTTCAAGCGGGAGTTCACGGGACGATACGCGGCGACGCACATTGTCTTTGCCGGCAAGGCCTGCCTCACCCGGGCTATCGCCAAGATAGTTGCCTCGGAAGGATTGGGCCTGGATGTGGTGTCGGGTGGGGAACTCGAGATCGCCCGCTCAGCAGGTTTTCCGACCGATGCGATCTACTTCCACGGCAACAACAAGTCGGATGCTGAACTTGAAATGGCCCTGGAATACCGGGTGGGCCGAATCGTCGTAGACAATTCATTTGAATTAGGCCGCCTCGAAACCATGGCCGCAAGGCGAGGAGTCCGCGCCGACATCATGTTCCGGATCAAGCCCGGCATCGATCCCCACACCCACGCCAAAATTACCACCGGCAACATCGACTCTAAGTTTGGCTTCGGCCTCGATGATGCCTCGGCGGCTGCGGCGCAAGCGATGAAGTCCAAGAACTTGAGACTGATCGGCTTTCACTACCACATCGGTTCTCAGATCTTCGAGATCCAGCCTTTCCTGGACGCCATGAAAACGACACTTGAATTCATGGCCCGGATGAAACGGGAACTCGGTTTTATCACCGAAGAACTGGACACGGGCGGCGGCTACGCTATCCAATACCTTTCTGGCGTCGTTCCGCCTACCATCGGCGAGTATGCCGAGGCGATCGTAAACGCTTTCAGGGACGAATGCCGCCGGCTTGGTCTTGCCATGCCCAAACTTTCGGTCGAACCGGGGCGGGCCACGGTGGCACGATCTGCGGTGGCTTTGTATTCCATCGGAGCGATAAAAGACATCCCCGGAATCCGCAGGTACGCCTGCGTCGATGGCGGCATGGCCGACAACATCCGGCCAGCGCTTTACTGTTCACAGTACGAGCCTTACCTCGCCAACCGCATGTCGGACTTCGCTGGACAGACCTATACCATCGCAGGGCGATTCTGCGAATCGGGCGACATTCTTGCGACAGATATCAAGCTGCCGGAGGTCAAGCGCGGCGATATCCTGGTGATGCCTGTCTGCGGAGCTTATTGCATCCCGATGTCTTCCAACTACAACGCCTTTTACCGGCCGGCCATGGTCATGATCAAAGACGGCAAAGCGCGTTTGATCAGGCGGCGCGAGACGGTCGAAGATCTGACCAGGACCGATCTGGGATAA
- a CDS encoding YbhB/YbcL family Raf kinase inhibitor-like protein: MEVVFEGLIDGEKVPERCTCDGPGISPEIDWRGAPTGTKSFAVVMDDPDASRGLFTHWLVWGIPSKATRLPANLARQRELPNGIKQGVNSGGAYGYAPCCPPPGKVHHYTYSFLALDIEPDLPAGVNRDRFDKALKGHVLEEVSVTGLYERF; the protein is encoded by the coding sequence ATGGAAGTTGTTTTTGAAGGACTCATAGATGGCGAAAAAGTCCCTGAGCGCTGTACCTGCGACGGACCGGGAATTTCACCCGAAATAGACTGGCGCGGCGCCCCTACTGGGACTAAGAGTTTTGCCGTTGTTATGGACGATCCGGACGCCTCAAGAGGTCTTTTCACACACTGGCTCGTGTGGGGGATCCCGTCAAAGGCAACCAGGCTCCCAGCCAACCTGGCTCGCCAGCGGGAACTGCCTAACGGCATAAAACAGGGCGTCAACTCAGGCGGTGCCTATGGGTACGCACCCTGCTGCCCTCCGCCAGGCAAGGTCCATCATTACACTTACAGTTTCCTTGCGCTGGACATCGAGCCTGATTTGCCGGCCGGCGTCAATAGAGACCGGTTCGACAAAGCCCTGAAGGGCCATGTCCTGGAAGAGGTATCTGTAACCGGGCTTTACGAACGTTTCTAA
- a CDS encoding ATP-binding protein, with translation MTNWRLIGQDNIVAFLAKSLENGNLCHAYLFSAPEHSGKTALAIRLAQTLNCIGSDPPCGVCEPCRRIASGIHSDVQVIGLAVNDEGKSKTEVTIEQIRAINHASSMPPYEGKCRVFIIEEADRMSTGAANALLKTLEEPPPNVVFVLTTSRENLVPETVRSRCVKLKLASAPRTEISQYLEKDLGFSAERAGLLARLSQGRAGWAIIAAADDAVLAERKENLDRFAETLESDFDFRFELAARLATRFGKSRVEIYRMLDQWLSFCRDLLLIKLDINDEVVNTDYMAALERLSSRVGTTEARSIIGSLSNTRQYLEQNASPRLALEVLMLGLPLLGGSLKKSG, from the coding sequence GTGACTAACTGGCGTCTCATAGGGCAGGATAACATCGTCGCTTTCCTGGCTAAAAGCCTGGAGAACGGGAATCTGTGCCATGCGTATCTGTTTTCAGCCCCCGAGCACTCCGGCAAGACTGCCCTGGCTATCAGGTTGGCCCAGACTCTCAACTGCATCGGCAGCGACCCTCCCTGCGGCGTATGCGAGCCGTGCCGGCGCATCGCCTCCGGCATCCACTCGGACGTCCAGGTGATCGGGCTGGCGGTCAACGATGAGGGCAAGAGCAAGACCGAGGTAACTATCGAACAGATCCGGGCGATCAATCATGCCTCTTCCATGCCGCCGTACGAAGGCAAGTGCCGGGTCTTTATCATCGAAGAAGCGGACCGGATGTCGACCGGCGCGGCTAACGCGCTATTGAAAACCCTCGAAGAGCCGCCGCCGAATGTCGTATTCGTACTGACGACCTCGAGAGAAAACCTGGTGCCGGAAACTGTCAGGTCGCGATGCGTTAAACTGAAACTCGCCTCCGCCCCAAGGACCGAGATCTCCCAATATCTGGAGAAAGACCTCGGTTTCTCCGCTGAGCGTGCTGGACTGCTGGCGCGCTTAAGCCAGGGCAGGGCGGGCTGGGCGATTATCGCCGCTGCAGACGACGCTGTGCTGGCGGAAAGAAAAGAAAACCTCGACCGGTTTGCCGAGACTCTGGAATCCGATTTCGATTTCCGGTTCGAATTGGCGGCGAGGCTGGCGACCCGCTTCGGCAAGTCGAGAGTCGAGATATACCGGATGCTCGACCAATGGCTGTCATTTTGCCGTGATCTGCTATTGATTAAACTTGACATAAATGATGAGGTAGTCAATACTGACTATATGGCGGCGCTCGAAAGGCTGTCATCCCGAGTGGGCACGACAGAAGCGCGTTCCATAATCGGATCGCTGTCGAATACGCGGCAATACCTCGAGCAGAACGCGTCGCCGCGGCTTGCGCTGGAAGTGCTGATGCTCGGCTTGCCGTTACTCGGAGGGAGTCTAAAGAAGAGTGGTTAA
- a CDS encoding universal stress protein has product MYKRVMVPLDGSELSESIIPQVVSVVKPSNATVVLFQAHEAIEPSVREVMGEDIASKLDTVTREDAQSYLDKIAGDLANQGINSEIVLGKGRPAEAIIQYATTHAIDLIIMATHGRSGISRWAFGSVAEKVFRQSPVPILLGPVAGTRA; this is encoded by the coding sequence ATGTATAAACGAGTGATGGTGCCCCTCGATGGTTCCGAACTATCGGAATCGATCATTCCGCAGGTCGTGAGCGTCGTCAAACCATCCAACGCTACCGTCGTCCTGTTCCAAGCCCATGAAGCCATCGAACCCTCGGTCCGCGAGGTCATGGGGGAGGACATCGCCTCTAAATTGGATACCGTAACCCGGGAGGATGCGCAAAGCTATCTCGATAAGATCGCTGGCGACCTGGCCAACCAGGGCATAAATTCTGAAATCGTCCTGGGCAAGGGAAGACCCGCAGAAGCTATCATCCAATACGCCACGACCCATGCTATCGATCTCATTATCATGGCCACCCATGGCCGCAGCGGGATCAGCCGTTGGGCTTTCGGCAGCGTAGCCGAGAAGGTGTTTCGTCAATCACCTGTGCCGATTCTCCTGGGACCTGTTGCCGGAACCCGGGCTTAG
- a CDS encoding flavodoxin family protein, producing MKVLLVNGSPHPHGCTYTALEEVANTLNAEGIETQIFQIGIEPISGCIACKTCAKKGRCNFDDCVNDFVGLAQGADGFVFGSPVHYAAASGAMTSFMDRAFYSDSNAGRRSFYLKPAAAVVSARRAGTTAAFDQLNKYFTIAEMPVISSQYWNMVHGAVPEDVKKDLEGLQTMRVLGRNMAWFLKCKDAGIKAGIPFPVKEPKVRTNFIRQET from the coding sequence ATGAAAGTATTACTAGTTAACGGCAGTCCCCACCCCCACGGCTGCACTTATACCGCCCTCGAAGAAGTGGCAAATACCCTGAATGCAGAAGGCATCGAAACTCAGATCTTCCAGATCGGCATCGAACCTATCTCCGGTTGCATCGCCTGCAAGACTTGCGCCAAAAAAGGTCGGTGCAATTTTGATGATTGCGTCAACGATTTCGTCGGCCTGGCTCAGGGTGCCGATGGCTTTGTTTTCGGCTCTCCCGTCCATTATGCCGCCGCCAGCGGGGCGATGACTTCCTTCATGGATCGGGCTTTCTATTCCGATTCAAACGCAGGCAGGCGGTCCTTTTATCTAAAACCTGCCGCCGCCGTCGTGTCGGCAAGGAGAGCGGGCACTACCGCGGCTTTCGATCAACTCAATAAGTATTTCACCATCGCCGAAATGCCGGTTATTTCTTCACAATATTGGAACATGGTTCATGGAGCCGTGCCGGAAGACGTCAAAAAGGATCTGGAAGGGCTGCAAACAATGCGGGTACTTGGGAGAAATATGGCCTGGTTTTTAAAATGTAAAGATGCCGGAATCAAGGCTGGCATACCCTTCCCCGTGAAGGAGCCAAAGGTCCGCACCAATTTTATCCGGCAAGAGACCTGA
- a CDS encoding PSP1 domain-containing protein — MVNVVEIRLKKAGKLYQFDPAAFALEPGNNVVVETARGLEVGKVINGPKEVPEDKLEAPLKPVVRMATEEDIEHRHTVCRAEAQAIVDCEELVVKLNLPMKCLAAEYNLDESHVTIYFSSEGRVDFRELVRELGRKLRIRVELRQVGPRDETKILGGYGRCGRELCCVSYLTDFAPVSIKMAKEQNLPLNPVKISGVCGRLLCCLGHEYETYKCMNDERARIAAAEAAAMAANATVAPSNRPVMPEPEDKIGVTPITEADDQVAPAATATTDTSTVHKRRRRRRR, encoded by the coding sequence GTGGTTAACGTTGTTGAGATCCGCCTTAAAAAGGCGGGCAAATTATACCAGTTCGATCCTGCGGCCTTTGCGCTGGAACCAGGCAACAACGTCGTCGTGGAGACGGCGAGGGGCCTGGAGGTCGGCAAGGTCATAAACGGACCGAAAGAAGTCCCTGAGGATAAGCTTGAAGCCCCGTTAAAGCCGGTTGTCCGCATGGCAACCGAGGAAGATATCGAGCACCGCCACACGGTATGCCGTGCCGAAGCCCAGGCGATCGTCGACTGCGAAGAACTGGTGGTCAAGCTGAACCTGCCGATGAAGTGCCTGGCGGCGGAATACAACCTCGATGAAAGCCATGTCACCATTTATTTCAGTTCAGAAGGACGGGTCGATTTCCGCGAACTGGTCAGGGAACTGGGTCGCAAGCTGCGCATCCGTGTTGAGTTGCGTCAGGTGGGACCGAGGGATGAGACCAAGATCCTGGGCGGGTACGGCCGCTGCGGCCGAGAACTTTGCTGCGTCAGCTATCTGACCGATTTTGCACCCGTTTCGATCAAGATGGCTAAGGAACAGAATCTGCCTCTGAATCCGGTGAAGATATCCGGCGTTTGCGGCCGGCTGCTATGCTGCCTGGGTCATGAATATGAGACCTATAAGTGCATGAATGACGAACGGGCGCGCATCGCCGCGGCCGAAGCTGCCGCGATGGCGGCCAATGCCACGGTGGCTCCCTCAAACCGGCCGGTGATGCCGGAACCGGAAGACAAAATCGGCGTGACGCCGATCACCGAGGCAGACGACCAGGTGGCGCCCGCTGCGACGGCTACTACTGACACAAGCACCGTGCACAAAAGGCGGAGACGACGTCGGCGATAA
- a CDS encoding ATP-binding protein: protein MQHIKDILKKTATNTSKANTASTSSDKPGDTAMPECPFCRGARFVYPRTPEGKPDYSTTVPCRCVDATVDLEKQRRLIDYSRLGMLRSLTFDNLLPEGRHGSPQHRVAFKQAYEAALTFSEDPRGFLVLTGPSGSGKTHLAAAITNRRIELGHTVLYRSTPDLLDDLKASFAASAENPFPEVFEQVKNVPLLVLDDLGIQSETPWAREKLDQLITYRFNHEMPTVLATSLPVEALDERLRTRLLDPRLAKVFRLAGQGSADTDWPEGLALQRSMNFLSFDRERLNLPPEDRDNLSRAFQVASDFARAPEGWLILQGVTGCGKTHLASAIINYRYQAGLSALFVVVPEFLDHLRSAFSPEAKVSYDELFDRVKTTPFLVLDDFGEQATTPWAQEKLYQVISYRYNARLPTVVTTRASLEQIEPAISSRFFDHQFSMVFNVTAPDYRGDASHAKTRRPAPRSPRTFKK from the coding sequence ATGCAACATATCAAAGACATCCTGAAGAAGACCGCGACAAATACATCAAAGGCAAATACGGCAAGTACGTCCAGCGATAAACCTGGGGACACCGCCATGCCTGAGTGCCCGTTTTGCCGTGGGGCGCGGTTCGTCTATCCCCGGACGCCGGAAGGCAAACCGGACTACTCGACGACTGTTCCCTGCCGTTGTGTCGATGCTACTGTCGATCTGGAAAAACAGCGGCGTCTGATTGATTACTCCCGGCTGGGGATGCTCCGCTCGCTTACCTTCGACAACCTATTGCCCGAAGGTCGGCACGGCTCGCCCCAGCATCGCGTTGCCTTCAAGCAGGCTTACGAAGCGGCGCTGACTTTCTCCGAAGATCCCAGGGGTTTTCTGGTTTTGACGGGTCCATCAGGTTCAGGCAAAACCCATTTGGCCGCCGCCATCACCAACCGGAGAATCGAGCTGGGACACACGGTGCTGTATCGCTCGACGCCGGACCTCCTCGACGACCTGAAAGCCAGCTTTGCCGCTAGCGCCGAAAATCCCTTCCCCGAGGTTTTCGAACAGGTTAAAAACGTACCGCTGCTAGTGCTTGACGATCTCGGCATACAATCCGAGACTCCGTGGGCTAGAGAAAAGCTCGACCAGCTTATCACCTACCGTTTCAACCACGAAATGCCCACGGTCTTGGCTACTTCTCTACCCGTCGAAGCCCTCGACGAACGCCTGCGCACCAGGCTCCTTGACCCCCGTCTGGCCAAGGTGTTCCGACTAGCCGGTCAGGGCTCCGCCGATACGGATTGGCCGGAAGGCTTGGCGCTTCAGCGGAGTATGAATTTTCTCTCCTTCGACCGCGAGCGTCTGAACCTGCCGCCGGAAGATCGCGATAACCTGTCCCGAGCGTTTCAGGTTGCCTCCGATTTTGCCCGCGCCCCTGAAGGCTGGCTGATTCTCCAGGGAGTCACCGGCTGCGGCAAGACCCATCTGGCCTCAGCCATCATCAATTATCGCTATCAGGCCGGCCTTTCGGCGTTGTTCGTCGTCGTACCGGAATTCCTCGACCACCTGAGATCTGCCTTTTCGCCCGAAGCCAAGGTTTCCTACGATGAGCTGTTCGACCGGGTGAAAACCACGCCTTTCCTTGTCCTCGATGACTTCGGCGAACAAGCAACAACTCCCTGGGCCCAGGAAAAGTTATACCAGGTCATATCCTACCGCTATAACGCCCGTCTACCCACTGTGGTGACCACCCGGGCTAGTTTGGAACAGATCGAACCGGCTATTTCTTCACGGTTTTTTGACCACCAGTTCAGCATGGTCTTCAACGTCACCGCGCCGGACTACCGCGGCGATGCGTCCCATGCTAAGACCCGCCGCCCGGCTCCCCGCTCACCTCGTACCTTTAAAAAGTAG